The proteins below are encoded in one region of Natronococcus sp. CG52:
- a CDS encoding Gfo/Idh/MocA family protein has protein sequence MDVACIGAGTMGQRLLEQFDRHDDVAVTAVCDLDGATARTVAEPRDATVYTDYEKLYQNERLDAVLVAIPSFAHTEQAIMAAERGLDLLVEKPVARTNEKAREIRAAIENNDVISQSGYLSRYSSLIDRAEELISGRTLSLIEGRYWGGVPGREWGRQKAKSGGGNVQLTTHVFDLIRYFGGEVQAVTAFGGSRVDLESIDFEDVNSTTMKHENDVVSHVSTNCVTPVGRKLELVGDGFYLDLDFTHRTLTGTVDDEAVEYESDDSNEALRREVDAFVAAVTERDEAYVRSDYADAAKTLELTLAANEAIETGEPVSLS, from the coding sequence ATGGATGTCGCCTGTATTGGTGCTGGCACTATGGGCCAGCGATTACTCGAACAGTTCGATCGTCACGACGACGTCGCTGTCACTGCGGTCTGTGATCTCGACGGGGCAACTGCCCGCACCGTCGCGGAGCCGCGCGATGCAACGGTGTATACGGATTACGAGAAACTGTACCAAAACGAACGACTCGACGCCGTCCTCGTCGCGATCCCTTCGTTTGCCCACACTGAGCAGGCGATCATGGCCGCCGAGCGGGGGCTCGATCTCCTCGTCGAAAAGCCAGTCGCGCGAACGAACGAGAAGGCGAGAGAGATCCGGGCCGCTATCGAGAACAACGACGTCATCTCTCAGTCGGGATACCTGTCCCGCTACTCGAGTCTGATCGACCGGGCCGAGGAACTGATCAGCGGGCGGACGCTGAGCCTCATCGAGGGTCGATACTGGGGCGGCGTCCCCGGACGCGAATGGGGTCGGCAGAAAGCGAAGTCCGGCGGCGGCAACGTCCAGCTGACGACACACGTTTTCGATCTGATTCGCTACTTCGGCGGCGAGGTCCAGGCGGTCACCGCGTTCGGTGGGTCGCGCGTCGACCTCGAGTCGATCGACTTCGAGGACGTCAACTCGACCACGATGAAACACGAGAACGACGTGGTCAGTCACGTCTCGACGAACTGCGTGACGCCGGTCGGCCGCAAACTCGAACTGGTCGGCGACGGGTTCTACCTCGACCTCGATTTCACTCACCGGACGCTCACCGGAACCGTCGATGACGAGGCCGTCGAGTACGAGTCCGACGACTCGAACGAGGCGCTTCGTCGAGAAGTGGACGCGTTCGTCGCCGCCGTAACCGAACGGGACGAAGCGTACGTCAGGAGCGACTACGCGGACGCCGCAAAGACGCTCGAGCTAACGCTGGCCGCAAACGAAGCGATCGAAACCGGCGAACCGGTCTCGCTTTCGTAG
- a CDS encoding dipeptide ABC transporter ATP-binding protein, with protein MTRTELDIAHRSDSPQDVILEVRDVDVTFDMDRGTSRVLDGVSFDVHRDEMLGIVGESGSGKSMFASALLNAVVDPGRVSGEIIYHPPDGNPVDVLSLSEDQLETFRWEEISMVFQGAMSSFNPTMKIREHFEETIRAHGKDLADRMEHGRQLLAELYLDPDRVLDSYPHELSGGMKQRTLIALSLILEPKVLVMDEPTAALDLLMQRSIMSLLGNLQEEYDLTIVFITHDLPLVAGLADRLAVMYAFEFVEYGPSEQIIRDAAHPYTRALLKSVPSVDASLEDMNPIEGESPDPVDAPSGCSYHPRCPLASEECVQSDPDYHTVSDERGAACFHWERSSDEIEYALGVDSADAMVPPSTVDSDEETVVSLADVDVHFEQSGFIDELFGKETVVRAVNDVSIDLRENEVVALVGESGCGKTTLGKTAIGLQEPTSGSVTFRGQDIEEAKAGNGDIAFDDIRRALQIVHQDPGSSLNSSRTVRASLSAPLKRWRPDLSPSDRETVIYNLLERVGMKPPEDYAARFPHQLSGGEQQRVVLVRALLMSPDLILADEAVSALDVSLRVEMMDLMLDLQEMFDTSYLFISHDFSNARYLTEKSGGRIGIMYLGNLVEIGPAQEIIHDPKHPYTKVLRWATPPLDPDEAEEANATDPPIREIDIPDPTDPPSGCPFQTRCPDAREVCTREAPELKDTEGASRVACFREDENHEYWESEPIEDETVSLETGTAND; from the coding sequence ATGACCCGGACCGAACTCGATATCGCACACAGAAGTGATAGCCCGCAAGACGTTATTCTCGAGGTACGCGACGTGGACGTGACGTTCGACATGGATCGAGGCACCTCCCGCGTCCTCGACGGCGTGAGTTTCGACGTGCATCGCGACGAGATGCTCGGGATCGTCGGGGAGAGCGGGAGCGGGAAGTCGATGTTCGCGTCGGCCCTGCTCAACGCGGTCGTCGATCCCGGGCGGGTGTCCGGCGAGATTATCTATCACCCGCCCGATGGAAATCCCGTCGACGTCCTGTCCCTGAGCGAGGATCAACTCGAGACGTTCCGCTGGGAAGAGATCTCGATGGTGTTCCAGGGGGCGATGAGTTCGTTCAACCCGACGATGAAAATCCGGGAGCACTTCGAGGAGACGATCAGAGCCCACGGAAAAGACCTCGCGGATCGGATGGAACACGGCCGCCAGCTGCTCGCGGAGCTGTACCTCGATCCGGACCGCGTCCTCGATTCGTACCCGCACGAACTCTCCGGCGGGATGAAACAGCGGACGCTCATCGCGCTGAGCCTGATCCTCGAGCCGAAGGTGCTCGTGATGGACGAACCGACGGCGGCGCTCGATTTGCTCATGCAGCGGTCGATCATGAGCCTCCTGGGGAACCTGCAAGAGGAGTACGACCTGACGATCGTGTTCATTACGCACGACCTCCCGCTCGTCGCCGGATTGGCCGATCGCCTCGCCGTCATGTACGCGTTCGAGTTCGTCGAATACGGACCCAGCGAGCAGATCATCCGGGATGCCGCACACCCGTACACGCGGGCGTTGTTGAAGTCGGTGCCGAGCGTCGACGCGTCCCTGGAAGATATGAACCCGATCGAGGGTGAGAGCCCCGATCCGGTCGACGCACCGAGCGGCTGTTCGTACCACCCCCGCTGTCCGCTCGCGAGCGAGGAGTGCGTGCAGTCCGATCCGGACTATCACACCGTCAGCGACGAGCGCGGAGCGGCCTGCTTCCACTGGGAACGGTCGAGCGACGAAATCGAGTACGCGCTCGGCGTCGACTCGGCCGACGCGATGGTTCCGCCTTCGACCGTCGATTCAGACGAGGAGACCGTGGTCTCCCTGGCGGACGTCGACGTTCACTTCGAACAGTCGGGGTTCATCGACGAACTGTTCGGCAAAGAGACCGTGGTTCGGGCGGTCAACGACGTCTCGATCGACCTCCGCGAAAACGAGGTCGTCGCACTCGTCGGCGAGTCCGGGTGCGGAAAGACGACCCTCGGCAAAACCGCGATCGGTCTGCAGGAGCCGACGAGCGGATCCGTCACGTTCCGGGGACAAGACATCGAGGAGGCGAAAGCAGGAAACGGTGACATCGCGTTCGACGACATCCGGCGAGCCCTCCAGATCGTTCACCAGGATCCCGGCAGTTCGCTGAACTCCTCCCGAACGGTTCGCGCGAGTCTCTCGGCCCCGCTGAAGCGCTGGCGGCCGGATCTCAGTCCGAGTGATCGGGAAACGGTGATCTACAACCTGCTCGAGCGCGTCGGAATGAAGCCACCCGAGGACTACGCGGCACGGTTCCCGCACCAGCTCAGCGGCGGCGAACAACAGCGCGTCGTCCTCGTTCGAGCGCTGTTGATGAGCCCCGATCTCATCCTCGCGGACGAGGCGGTGAGCGCGCTCGACGTCTCGCTCCGAGTGGAGATGATGGATCTGATGCTCGACCTCCAGGAGATGTTCGACACGTCGTACCTGTTCATCTCGCACGACTTCTCGAACGCGCGCTATCTCACCGAGAAGTCCGGCGGGCGAATCGGCATCATGTATCTCGGCAACCTCGTCGAGATCGGCCCGGCACAGGAGATTATTCACGACCCGAAACATCCCTACACCAAGGTCCTTCGGTGGGCGACGCCGCCGCTCGACCCGGACGAGGCCGAGGAGGCGAACGCCACCGATCCGCCGATCCGAGAGATCGACATCCCCGATCCGACCGATCCGCCGAGCGGCTGTCCGTTCCAGACGCGATGCCCGGACGCTCGCGAGGTCTGCACGCGGGAGGCCCCCGAACTGAAAGACACCGAGGGCGCCTCTCGCGTCGCCTGCTTCCGCGAGGACGAAAACCACGAGTACTGGGAGAGCGAGCCGATCGAGGACGAGACGGTCTCGCTCGAGACGGGGACGGCGAACGACTGA
- a CDS encoding ABC transporter permease, whose translation MSHTNESRLEADGQLTDEQLFGHLSEAETVDLSRRERLERVVDAYVLAPGRVAWNDWRTRVGMLVITAFVFFGTIGPRLVTAPGTNQAPNNLQPFHGGIAALWEEGGWIDFGFSHELSLGAISIPGFVVRYPLGADNYGTPITRNLVHATPDMLEMVVAGAIVSVGLAAIFGITAGYKSGKTDELLMYVTDVVMTMPGLPLLIVLAAIWSPRRAWLVGVILAIDAWPGLARALRSQVLTLRQESYVEASRTMGLPSRTILSRDIAPQLMPYILINFANAGRQVVFGSVALYFLGVLPFTTANWGIMMQTAYSEAHALVNLSNFYQIFWPMAAVVVLSFGLILFAQGMDRVFNPRIRARHAKKVGSDEEQLN comes from the coding sequence GTGAGTCATACTAACGAATCACGACTGGAAGCGGACGGACAGCTAACCGACGAACAACTGTTCGGCCACCTATCCGAGGCCGAAACCGTCGACCTCTCGAGACGGGAGCGTCTCGAGCGGGTCGTCGACGCGTACGTCCTCGCTCCGGGACGAGTCGCCTGGAACGACTGGCGAACGCGGGTCGGGATGCTAGTCATCACCGCGTTCGTCTTCTTCGGAACGATCGGACCGCGCCTGGTGACGGCACCGGGGACGAATCAGGCCCCGAACAACCTACAGCCGTTCCACGGCGGCATCGCCGCCCTCTGGGAGGAGGGGGGCTGGATCGACTTCGGCTTCTCTCACGAGCTTTCGCTCGGCGCGATCTCGATACCGGGGTTCGTCGTCCGGTACCCGCTCGGTGCCGACAACTACGGAACGCCCATCACCCGGAACCTCGTCCACGCGACGCCGGACATGCTCGAGATGGTGGTCGCCGGAGCGATCGTCTCCGTCGGTCTCGCCGCGATCTTCGGGATTACGGCCGGGTACAAGAGCGGCAAGACGGACGAGCTCCTCATGTACGTCACGGACGTCGTGATGACGATGCCCGGGCTGCCGCTGCTCATCGTGCTCGCGGCGATCTGGTCGCCCCGACGGGCGTGGCTCGTCGGCGTGATTCTCGCGATCGACGCCTGGCCGGGACTCGCGCGTGCGCTCCGGTCGCAGGTTCTGACACTCCGCCAGGAGTCGTACGTCGAGGCCTCCAGGACGATGGGGCTCCCCTCGCGAACGATTCTCTCGCGAGATATCGCGCCGCAGCTGATGCCGTACATCCTCATCAACTTCGCGAACGCGGGACGACAGGTTGTCTTCGGCTCCGTCGCGCTGTACTTCCTCGGCGTCCTTCCGTTTACGACCGCGAACTGGGGCATCATGATGCAGACCGCGTACTCGGAAGCGCACGCGCTGGTCAACCTGAGTAACTTCTACCAGATCTTCTGGCCGATGGCCGCGGTCGTCGTCCTCTCGTTCGGGCTGATCCTGTTCGCCCAGGGAATGGATCGCGTGTTCAACCCGCGGATCAGAGCGCGACACGCGAAGAAGGTCGGCAGCGACGAGGAGCAGCTCAACTAG
- a CDS encoding ABC transporter substrate-binding protein, whose product MSDSTGHSIDSAEEFLTRRRMLAASSATIAGGLAGCLGGEQTGSGDAIRTFQPMIPDEMNFNTWASGYPWSQTWLLLEPVQRFFTDGSVENQMIEHWEYNPDERALTVEFEDGWHWWNGDQITAEDKYWYEECARLVHGEGSDLEDLVLEDEMTITRVYKEPQNPELVEYKLGGYLGEMMRVHRDKFRPWAEELRDASNQEERLEIEDRMADEMPLHISTVAEEGLGNGPFKIVDYSTEGIDLEFLLAEDDAVAQRLQGGDIDFGYSLLQTWVGEEMAADHVADIHRCDDTFMRRIEIFGRGPGSEHLRKREVRRAIAHAVDNRHVSNNYSAPSTAREAQTGLTAEVTSNWLDDDYVADYLEYPFEADEDGATELMERAGYELEDDRWVDEDGDRVSFEIVIPDHNTNIGRTVSDQLANFGFEIDFDVLEGATYRANTEETINFDMTVGEHGGLIAHPFYYFRHDHTHSLDMGDTGVIEDVLEEGETRAPYNGREIVIEISSNVGDEDPSGSTEEINLFELDQEWRVTAEEDRSREIAEIFSWYWNFHLPGIDLVEVRSGTFGNTRDFEFQTDTKDWSCYRGAYRGVKRGHVSPK is encoded by the coding sequence GTGAGTGATAGCACGGGGCACAGTATCGACTCAGCTGAGGAGTTTCTGACGCGCCGTCGAATGCTCGCCGCAAGTTCGGCGACGATCGCCGGCGGCCTCGCAGGGTGTCTGGGAGGTGAGCAAACCGGTTCCGGGGACGCGATCAGGACGTTCCAGCCGATGATTCCCGACGAGATGAATTTCAACACTTGGGCGTCGGGATATCCGTGGTCGCAAACGTGGCTGCTTCTCGAGCCGGTTCAGCGATTTTTTACCGACGGTTCCGTCGAAAACCAGATGATCGAACACTGGGAGTACAATCCCGATGAACGGGCCCTGACGGTGGAGTTCGAAGACGGCTGGCACTGGTGGAACGGTGACCAGATCACCGCCGAGGACAAGTACTGGTACGAGGAGTGCGCCCGTCTCGTTCACGGCGAGGGGAGTGACCTCGAAGATCTCGTTCTCGAGGACGAGATGACGATCACCCGGGTGTACAAAGAACCGCAGAATCCCGAACTGGTCGAGTACAAACTCGGCGGTTATCTGGGCGAGATGATGCGAGTCCACCGCGACAAGTTCCGGCCGTGGGCGGAAGAACTCCGGGACGCGTCGAACCAGGAGGAGCGACTCGAAATCGAAGACCGGATGGCCGACGAGATGCCGCTCCACATCTCGACGGTCGCGGAGGAAGGACTCGGAAACGGCCCGTTCAAGATCGTCGATTACAGCACCGAGGGAATCGACCTCGAGTTTCTCCTCGCGGAGGACGATGCGGTCGCACAGCGGCTTCAGGGGGGCGATATCGACTTCGGCTACAGCCTCCTCCAGACGTGGGTCGGTGAGGAGATGGCTGCCGATCACGTAGCGGACATCCACAGGTGCGATGACACGTTCATGCGCCGAATCGAAATATTCGGACGGGGCCCGGGATCGGAGCACCTCCGCAAGCGCGAGGTCCGTCGGGCGATCGCACACGCCGTCGACAATCGTCACGTCTCGAACAACTACAGCGCGCCGAGCACCGCTCGCGAAGCGCAAACGGGGCTCACAGCGGAGGTCACTTCGAACTGGCTCGACGATGACTACGTCGCCGATTACCTCGAGTATCCCTTCGAAGCCGACGAGGACGGTGCGACCGAACTGATGGAACGAGCCGGGTACGAACTCGAGGACGACCGGTGGGTTGACGAAGACGGCGACCGCGTTTCGTTCGAAATTGTCATTCCCGACCACAACACCAACATCGGACGGACGGTTTCGGATCAACTCGCGAACTTCGGATTCGAGATCGACTTCGATGTGCTCGAAGGGGCGACCTACAGAGCGAATACTGAAGAGACGATTAATTTCGATATGACCGTTGGTGAGCACGGTGGACTGATCGCGCATCCGTTTTATTACTTCCGGCACGATCACACCCATTCTCTCGACATGGGCGATACCGGCGTCATCGAAGACGTACTGGAAGAGGGAGAAACGCGTGCTCCGTACAACGGTCGCGAGATCGTCATCGAGATTTCGTCGAACGTCGGGGACGAAGACCCGTCCGGTTCGACCGAGGAGATCAATCTCTTCGAACTCGACCAGGAGTGGCGGGTCACCGCCGAAGAAGATCGGAGCAGAGAAATCGCCGAGATCTTCTCGTGGTACTGGAACTTCCACTTGCCCGGCATCGACCTCGTCGAAGTACGGAGTGGGACCTTCGGCAACACCCGGGACTTCGAGTTCCAGACTGACACGAAAGACTGGAGTTGCTACCGCGGTGCGTACCGCGGCGTAAAACGCGGCCACGTCTCGCCAAAGTGA
- a CDS encoding ABC transporter substrate-binding protein — translation MPNSDRYGTVDSAEEFLTRRQMLAASSAMVAGGLAGCMGGETDSEDGTSTIRSWQPTIPEEMNFNHWAGGYPWSQSWLILEPVQRFFADGSIALEQIEDWEYDPDEQAVTVEFADGWYWWNGDQITAEDKYWFEECARLFQGDGSDLEDLILEDEMTLTRVYEEPQNPELLQYQLGGYLGAMQRIHRDKCKPWAEKLQDASDHDERLQIQEEMADEMPLHISTVTDEELGNGPFQIVDYDTEGIYFELFEDHPYADQIEIDEFEFLLAQDDALAQRIQGGDVDFGFGLLQQWVGEGAAPDHLEDVSVYEDSFMRKLEFYEQGPGAEHIRQYEVRRAIAHVLNLEHISTNYNNESTPREAQTGLPSDVTSNWLDDDYVADYIDYSVEDDEESATELMEQAGYELDGDEWVGEDGDVVSLEIVIPDYQTNLARSISDQLINFGFEIDLNALESATFNDRTSDNIDFDLAIGSHGAQTAHPFYYFRHNHTHSNELGDAIDIQQALDEGETRSPYNGREIVLELPTEVGREDLSGSTEEINIFELDQEWRTVQEEQRNEEIAEIFSWYWNFHLPGIDLVEVQTGTFGNTRDFEFHTDTTDWEAYRGAFRGLKRGHVSPR, via the coding sequence ATGCCAAACAGTGACAGATACGGCACCGTGGACTCTGCGGAGGAGTTCCTGACGCGGCGTCAGATGCTTGCCGCGAGTTCGGCGATGGTTGCTGGGGGTCTCGCCGGCTGTATGGGTGGCGAGACGGATTCCGAAGACGGGACGAGTACGATTCGTTCGTGGCAGCCGACGATTCCGGAGGAGATGAACTTCAACCACTGGGCGGGAGGATACCCGTGGTCCCAGTCGTGGCTGATCCTCGAGCCGGTTCAGCGATTTTTCGCCGACGGATCGATCGCGCTCGAGCAGATCGAAGACTGGGAGTACGACCCCGACGAACAGGCCGTGACCGTGGAGTTCGCGGACGGCTGGTACTGGTGGAACGGAGACCAGATCACCGCCGAGGATAAGTACTGGTTCGAGGAGTGTGCCCGTCTCTTCCAGGGAGACGGTAGCGATCTCGAGGATCTCATTCTCGAAGACGAAATGACGCTGACCCGGGTGTACGAGGAGCCACAGAACCCCGAGTTACTCCAGTACCAACTGGGCGGGTATCTCGGCGCGATGCAACGCATTCACCGCGACAAATGTAAGCCGTGGGCGGAAAAGCTTCAGGATGCGTCCGACCACGACGAGCGCCTCCAGATCCAGGAAGAGATGGCCGACGAGATGCCGCTCCACATCTCGACGGTCACGGACGAGGAACTCGGGAACGGACCGTTCCAGATCGTCGATTACGATACGGAAGGGATCTACTTCGAACTGTTCGAGGACCACCCCTACGCGGATCAGATCGAGATCGACGAGTTCGAGTTCCTCCTCGCACAGGACGACGCCCTCGCACAGCGGATTCAGGGTGGCGACGTCGACTTCGGCTTCGGATTACTGCAGCAGTGGGTCGGCGAGGGCGCGGCTCCCGACCACCTGGAGGACGTTTCCGTGTACGAGGATTCGTTCATGCGAAAGCTCGAGTTCTACGAACAGGGCCCGGGAGCGGAACACATCCGCCAGTACGAGGTTCGACGAGCGATCGCTCACGTCCTGAACCTCGAGCACATCTCGACGAACTACAACAACGAGAGTACGCCACGCGAAGCCCAGACCGGGCTTCCGTCGGACGTCACGTCGAACTGGCTCGACGACGATTACGTCGCGGACTACATCGATTACTCGGTCGAAGACGACGAGGAGAGCGCGACGGAGCTGATGGAGCAGGCCGGATACGAACTCGATGGCGACGAGTGGGTCGGCGAAGACGGCGACGTCGTGTCGCTGGAGATCGTGATTCCGGATTACCAGACGAACCTCGCGCGTTCGATCTCGGACCAACTCATCAACTTCGGGTTCGAGATCGACCTCAACGCCCTCGAGTCGGCGACGTTCAACGATCGAACGTCGGACAACATCGATTTCGACCTGGCCATCGGTAGTCACGGCGCACAGACCGCACACCCCTTCTACTACTTCCGACACAATCACACGCACAGTAACGAACTGGGTGACGCGATCGACATCCAGCAAGCACTCGACGAGGGAGAGACGCGATCGCCGTACAACGGTCGCGAAATCGTGCTCGAACTCCCGACCGAGGTCGGACGGGAGGATCTCTCCGGCTCGACCGAGGAGATCAACATCTTCGAACTCGACCAGGAGTGGCGAACGGTCCAGGAAGAACAGCGCAACGAGGAGATCGCCGAGATCTTCTCGTGGTACTGGAACTTCCACTTGCCCGGCATCGACCTCGTCGAAGTTCAGACCGGGACCTTCGGCAACACCCGGGACTTCGAGTTCCACACGGACACGACCGACTGGGAAGCGTACCGCGGTGCGTTCCGCGGCCTGAAGCGGGGCCACGTTTCACCACGCTAG
- a CDS encoding aminotransferase class V-fold PLP-dependent enzyme, with protein MSDERTIYDELGVPTVINATGTKTRISGSLMREEAADAMREASRAFVRISDLQQRASELVADVTGADAGYVTSGASAALSMAAAACLAGDDLETMARLPDTEGVPDEIVMPRTHRNGYDHALRLSGATIVDVGTNDYHLGTGSENVEPWEIETAITDETAAVAYMEKPYTQPPLETVCEIAHDNGVPVIVDAAAELPPVENLSRFIEQGADLVAFSGGKAIRGPQSTGILAGDEELIRSVARQHLDMHAADAVYDPPSDLVAADELPGVPRQGVGRSMKVGKEEIVGLIRALELFLEEDHDARLREWHERAERLGSALADVPGLETRLEGGDKTDAVTQVAATVDPDRAATDATALVGSLRRETPRVFVGADRLDDDEFTINPMCLTDDEADYVVDRIRATLS; from the coding sequence GTGTCTGACGAGCGCACGATCTACGACGAACTCGGCGTGCCGACCGTGATCAACGCGACCGGGACGAAAACACGGATCAGCGGGTCGCTGATGCGCGAGGAGGCGGCGGACGCGATGCGCGAGGCGTCCCGGGCGTTCGTCCGCATCTCGGACTTACAACAGCGCGCCTCGGAACTCGTCGCCGACGTGACCGGCGCCGACGCGGGCTACGTTACGAGCGGCGCGAGCGCCGCGTTATCGATGGCCGCCGCGGCGTGTCTCGCCGGCGACGACCTCGAGACGATGGCGCGCCTTCCCGACACCGAGGGCGTGCCGGACGAAATCGTCATGCCGCGGACCCACCGGAACGGCTACGATCACGCCCTTCGCCTTTCCGGAGCGACGATCGTCGACGTCGGGACGAACGACTACCACCTCGGCACCGGCTCGGAGAACGTCGAGCCGTGGGAGATCGAGACGGCCATCACCGACGAGACGGCCGCCGTCGCCTACATGGAAAAACCCTACACGCAGCCGCCGCTCGAGACGGTCTGCGAAATCGCCCACGACAACGGCGTTCCCGTCATCGTCGACGCGGCGGCGGAGCTACCGCCGGTCGAAAATCTCTCGCGGTTTATCGAGCAGGGTGCCGATCTCGTCGCGTTCAGCGGCGGGAAGGCGATCCGCGGCCCGCAGTCGACCGGGATCCTCGCCGGCGACGAGGAGCTGATCCGGTCGGTCGCCCGCCAGCACCTGGACATGCACGCGGCCGACGCGGTCTACGATCCGCCGTCGGATCTCGTCGCCGCCGACGAGTTGCCGGGCGTTCCGCGCCAGGGAGTCGGCCGCTCGATGAAGGTCGGCAAGGAGGAGATCGTCGGCCTGATCCGCGCGCTCGAGCTGTTTCTCGAGGAGGACCACGACGCCCGGCTCCGAGAGTGGCACGAACGCGCGGAGCGTCTCGGGTCGGCGCTCGCCGACGTTCCCGGACTCGAGACGCGACTCGAGGGTGGCGACAAGACCGACGCCGTCACCCAGGTCGCCGCGACCGTCGATCCCGATCGCGCGGCGACCGACGCGACGGCGCTCGTCGGATCGCTCAGGCGGGAGACCCCGCGCGTGTTCGTCGGCGCCGATCGGCTGGACGACGACGAGTTCACGATCAACCCGATGTGTCTCACGGACGACGAGGCCGACTACGTCGTCGACCGGATCCGGGCGACGCTCTCGTAG
- a CDS encoding ABC transporter permease has product MRYFVKRTLHAVVTLISVTTITFALFRLMPGNPAQAMRAQFESQMEAGGGTADPEVLDAMVEQHTGFDPDQPVYVQYVEYLQDIILYQDFGHSYVYNAPVFDILFAAMPWSVFISVYGLALGYTTNILLGAAMAYKEGSRFDTYTTVLATFLNSVPYYVGAILFLAFFGYELGLFPTGGRYNTSLETGLNVRFMASISYHAVLPIMSSFIVGFGGGALSMRGNSIRILGEDYLRVARLRGISSTRIATRYVARNAILPLYTQMMIGIAAVFSSSVLLEFIFTYPGVGWYTFDAVMRRDYPLLMGSFLFFTIVTLIGILIAEFTYGIVDPRIGSGDQSESY; this is encoded by the coding sequence ATGAGATACTTTGTCAAACGAACGCTTCACGCAGTCGTGACACTCATATCTGTAACGACGATCACGTTCGCGCTATTTCGGCTTATGCCGGGGAACCCGGCCCAGGCGATGCGGGCGCAATTCGAGTCGCAAATGGAAGCAGGTGGGGGGACGGCCGATCCCGAGGTGCTCGATGCGATGGTCGAACAACACACCGGCTTCGATCCCGATCAGCCGGTGTACGTCCAGTACGTCGAGTACCTGCAGGACATCATCCTCTACCAGGATTTCGGTCACTCGTACGTCTACAACGCCCCCGTGTTCGATATCCTGTTTGCGGCGATGCCCTGGTCCGTCTTCATCAGCGTCTACGGACTGGCGCTCGGATACACGACGAACATCCTCCTCGGGGCGGCGATGGCCTACAAGGAGGGATCGCGGTTCGACACCTACACGACCGTGCTCGCGACGTTCCTGAACTCGGTTCCGTACTACGTGGGCGCGATCCTCTTTCTCGCGTTTTTCGGCTACGAGCTCGGACTCTTCCCGACCGGCGGACGGTACAACACGAGTCTGGAAACCGGTCTGAACGTCCGGTTCATGGCGAGCATCTCCTACCACGCCGTACTGCCGATCATGTCGAGTTTCATCGTCGGCTTCGGCGGAGGAGCTCTCTCGATGCGAGGAAACTCCATCCGGATCCTGGGCGAAGACTACCTCCGCGTCGCGCGGCTCCGCGGAATTAGTTCGACGCGTATCGCGACCCGCTACGTCGCGCGCAACGCGATCCTGCCGCTGTACACCCAGATGATGATCGGCATCGCTGCGGTGTTCTCGAGCAGCGTCCTCCTCGAGTTCATCTTCACGTACCCGGGCGTCGGCTGGTACACGTTCGACGCGGTCATGCGGCGGGATTACCCGCTGTTGATGGGATCGTTCCTCTTCTTCACGATCGTCACGCTCATCGGTATCCTCATCGCCGAGTTCACGTACGGCATCGTCGACCCGCGGATCGGATCGGGTGATCAAAGTGAGTCATACTAA